From Arcticibacter tournemirensis, one genomic window encodes:
- a CDS encoding IS3 family transposase produces the protein MRQKHPHVGLGELCVLFGVTRQAYYDAFHHAEKTSIANMIVLTLVKEIRSVMPLLGTRKLLYLLEPQLKEHGIKIGRDQLFDLLRFHGLMIRRRKRIVRTTDSNHIFKRYPNLIKELVITGREQLWVSDITYIRTIQGFSYLSLITDAYSHKIVGYALHPTLEATGCLKALEMAISTWKHESPFYLIHHSDRGIQYCCAEYTETLQRFGVAISMTQSGSPYDNALAERVNGILKNEFFPKRIYQNHKDAQKHVSRIIAIYNESRPHGSIDYLSPAKVHESLSGPIRKRWKQYRRYRKTIPDENEFEHSE, from the coding sequence ATGAGGCAGAAACATCCCCATGTAGGCCTTGGGGAGCTCTGTGTACTGTTTGGCGTTACAAGACAAGCTTATTATGACGCATTCCACCATGCTGAGAAAACGTCGATTGCTAACATGATTGTTCTGACGTTGGTAAAGGAAATTCGGAGCGTGATGCCATTGCTGGGTACACGAAAGCTCCTGTACTTGCTGGAACCACAATTGAAGGAACATGGAATCAAAATTGGCCGCGATCAATTATTCGACCTGCTTCGATTTCACGGGCTAATGATCCGGCGTCGTAAGCGTATAGTTCGTACTACTGATTCTAATCATATCTTCAAGCGATATCCAAACCTGATAAAGGAACTTGTTATCACCGGACGAGAGCAGCTTTGGGTAAGCGATATCACCTATATCAGGACGATTCAAGGCTTCAGTTATCTAAGTCTGATTACCGATGCATATTCCCATAAGATCGTAGGTTATGCATTGCACCCGACGTTAGAAGCGACAGGTTGCTTGAAAGCTTTGGAAATGGCCATATCGACCTGGAAACATGAATCGCCATTTTATCTTATCCATCATTCCGACCGCGGAATTCAGTATTGCTGTGCAGAATACACCGAAACGCTTCAACGTTTCGGTGTAGCTATAAGCATGACACAAAGCGGTAGTCCTTACGATAATGCTTTGGCCGAGCGGGTAAACGGAATCTTAAAGAATGAATTCTTTCCAAAACGGATTTATCAAAATCATAAGGATGCACAGAAGCATGTATCCAGGATTATTGCTATCTATAACGAAAGCCGCCCCCACGGGAGTATAGATTATTTAAGCCCAGCGAAGGTTCATGAGAGTTTATCGGGTCCGATTCGCAAGCGTTGGAAACAATATAGAAGATATAGGAAGACAATTCCGGACGAAAATGAATTTGAACATTCAGAATAA
- a CDS encoding alpha/beta hydrolase family protein, giving the protein MKQSKTPIISFSPVVLPVPGRHVDLEMKVSAPVNGNNLPVILLSHGHGPSNFLSSYRGYGPMVDFFAAKGFVVIQPTHQNSRALGLSSSLPEAPLFWSSRATDMKFILDHLDEIISTVPGLAGRVDNTKVAAVGHSMGGQTVAMLAGMEVTDPATGKIVNATEPRLKALVLIGASGGPEGFNGVNRQHYPVLAAGNFSTMTLPALIVNGDKDINLMFSDVDNWRADAYYHSPGPKDLLTVFGAEHIFGGISGYDARETSDENPERVAFVCESILAYIRSTFDPNDQSWEETRKTLNGVQGALGSIESKL; this is encoded by the coding sequence ATGAAACAGTCAAAAACACCCATCATCAGCTTTAGTCCGGTTGTATTACCTGTCCCCGGCCGTCACGTAGACCTCGAAATGAAAGTGTCTGCTCCCGTAAACGGAAACAACCTGCCAGTTATTCTTCTTTCGCATGGGCATGGCCCCTCTAACTTTCTCTCTTCGTACAGGGGATATGGCCCTATGGTGGATTTTTTTGCGGCAAAAGGGTTTGTTGTAATTCAACCTACTCATCAAAATTCCAGAGCACTTGGACTTTCGTCCTCTCTTCCTGAAGCACCCTTGTTCTGGAGTTCTCGGGCAACGGACATGAAATTTATCCTTGATCATCTAGACGAAATTATTTCCACGGTACCTGGGTTAGCGGGAAGGGTCGATAATACAAAAGTTGCTGCCGTTGGACATTCCATGGGCGGCCAGACCGTAGCCATGCTGGCTGGCATGGAGGTAACTGACCCTGCAACAGGTAAAATAGTGAATGCCACTGAACCAAGATTGAAGGCCCTGGTGCTAATTGGCGCGTCTGGTGGACCCGAAGGATTTAACGGAGTGAATAGACAGCACTATCCTGTGTTGGCGGCCGGCAACTTCAGTACCATGACTTTACCAGCACTCATTGTGAACGGGGACAAGGACATAAACCTCATGTTCTCTGATGTGGACAATTGGCGTGCAGACGCTTATTATCACAGTCCGGGCCCGAAGGATTTGCTGACCGTGTTTGGCGCCGAACACATCTTTGGCGGCATATCAGGGTATGATGCCCGCGAGACAAGTGATGAAAATCCGGAGCGCGTTGCCTTTGTATGTGAGAGCATTCTTGCGTATATTCGGAGTACATTCGACCCGAACGACCAAAGTTGGGAAGAAACCAGAAAAACCCTTAACGGCGTACAGGGTGCATTAGGCAGCATTGAAAGTAAGTTATAA